From a single Buchnera aphidicola (Aphis craccivora) genomic region:
- the cysE gene encoding serine O-acetyltransferase, with protein MCSTEILELWNIILYEAKVAAKKEPILSVLYEENILKHDKLSSALSYILSTKLSTVAISEKNMQNIFNNIYLNDFLMLNLVVKDLKAILQRDPVANNYLTPFLYFKGFHALESYRISNYLWNKKKYALSTYLQSRISTVFSVDIHPAACIGSGIMLDHATGIVIGEGVIIEDDVSILHSVTLGSTGKNNSKNRHPIIRSKVSIGAGAKILGNIEIGYEAKIGAGSVVLKNVPPCVTVAGIPAKVVNKTNNTAVFFKEDQNNFLDCINKFQYGDGI; from the coding sequence ATGTGTTCTACAGAAATTTTAGAATTATGGAATATAATATTATACGAAGCGAAAGTCGCAGCAAAAAAAGAACCAATTTTATCTGTTTTATACGAAGAAAATATATTAAAACATGATAAATTAAGTAGCGCTTTAAGTTATATATTATCCACTAAATTATCTACTGTAGCAATTTCTGAAAAAAATATGCAAAATATTTTTAATAACATATATTTAAATGACTTTCTAATGTTAAATTTAGTAGTTAAAGATTTAAAAGCTATTTTACAAAGAGATCCAGTTGCTAATAATTATTTAACTCCTTTTTTATATTTTAAAGGTTTTCATGCATTAGAATCTTATAGAATTAGTAATTATCTTTGGAATAAAAAAAAATATGCTTTGTCAACATATTTACAAAGTAGAATTTCTACTGTTTTTTCAGTTGATATTCATCCAGCTGCATGTATTGGTTCTGGAATAATGCTTGATCATGCAACTGGTATTGTTATCGGAGAAGGAGTAATCATAGAAGATGATGTTTCAATTTTACATTCCGTTACTTTGGGTTCAACAGGTAAAAATAATAGTAAAAATAGACATCCAATAATTAGGAGCAAAGTTAGTATAGGTGCAGGAGCTAAAATATTAGGAAATATTGAAATTGGTTATGAGGCAAAAATAGGTGCTGGTTCAGTAGTTTTAAAAAATGTTCCTCCATGTGTAACAGTTGCCGGAATTCCTGCTAAAGTTGTAAATAAAACCAACAACACAGCTGTTTTTTTTAAAGAAGATCAAAACAATTTTTTAGATTGTATAAATAAATTTCAATATGGAGACGGTATTTAA
- the rpoD gene encoding RNA polymerase sigma factor RpoD, translated as MEQNPKSQLKLLVTHGKEQGYLTYAEVNDHLPEDIIDSEQIDDIIQMINDMGIQVVEEAPDADDLILNEINTDTDEDAVEAAAQVLSSVESELGRTTDPVRMYMREMGTVELLTREGEIDIAKRIEEGINQVQSSVSEYPEAITYLLDQYDRIKTGQIRLSDIVIGFVDPNAEEIPLTNNINLGSELLDEVSNTEIHTHHEEDEDDEDNEDNADNEDDEENSIDPELANEKFSALRKQYTNTSNTIKIKNRNHKDSLLEIYNLSEIFKQFRLVPKQFDHLVNNMRSMMERVRKQERIIMKLCVEECQMPKKNFIKIFSGNKTNIDWFIKEKNLNQPWSKKLQEIEERIFISIKKLSNIEKETGLTIEEVKDINKRMSIGEAKAKRAKKEMVEANLRLVISIAKKYTNRGLQFLDLIQEGNIGLMKAVDKFEYRRGYKFSTYATWWIRQAITRSIADQARTIRIPVHMIETINKLNRISRQILQETGREPTPEELSEKMLIPEDKIRKVLKIAKEPISMETPIGDDDDSHLGDFIEDTTLELPLDSATSESLRSATHDVLSGLTAREAKVLRMRFGIDMNTDHTLEEVGKQFDVTRERIRQIEAKALRKLRHPSRSEVLRSFLDD; from the coding sequence ATGGAGCAAAACCCAAAGTCACAACTTAAGCTGCTTGTTACACATGGTAAGGAGCAAGGGTATTTAACCTACGCAGAAGTTAATGATCATCTTCCAGAAGATATTATTGATTCCGAACAAATCGATGACATTATTCAGATGATTAATGATATGGGAATTCAAGTCGTCGAAGAAGCGCCTGATGCAGATGATTTAATTTTAAATGAAATAAATACAGATACAGATGAAGATGCAGTAGAAGCAGCTGCGCAAGTTTTATCAAGTGTTGAATCTGAACTAGGAAGAACAACTGATCCTGTGCGTATGTATATGAGAGAAATGGGAACTGTTGAATTACTCACCAGAGAAGGTGAAATTGATATAGCTAAACGCATTGAAGAAGGAATTAATCAAGTTCAATCTTCAGTATCAGAATATCCAGAAGCTATTACTTATCTTTTAGATCAATATGATCGAATTAAAACCGGTCAAATAAGATTATCTGATATAGTAATAGGTTTTGTTGATCCTAATGCAGAAGAAATACCTCTTACTAATAATATTAATTTAGGATCAGAACTTTTAGATGAAGTTTCTAATACTGAAATTCATACTCATCATGAAGAAGATGAAGATGACGAAGATAATGAAGATAATGCAGATAATGAAGATGATGAAGAAAATAGTATCGATCCAGAATTAGCGAATGAAAAATTTTCTGCATTACGAAAACAATACACTAACACAAGTAATACAATTAAAATTAAAAATAGAAATCATAAAGATTCATTATTAGAAATTTATAATCTTTCAGAAATTTTTAAACAATTTAGATTAGTTCCAAAACAATTTGATCATTTAGTTAATAATATGCGTAGTATGATGGAAAGAGTAAGAAAACAAGAAAGAATTATAATGAAATTATGTGTTGAAGAATGTCAAATGCCAAAAAAAAATTTTATAAAAATTTTTTCAGGAAATAAAACAAATATAGATTGGTTTATAAAAGAAAAAAATTTAAATCAACCATGGTCTAAAAAATTACAAGAAATTGAAGAAAGAATTTTTATAAGTATAAAAAAATTAAGTAATATAGAAAAAGAAACAGGTTTAACAATTGAAGAAGTAAAAGATATTAATAAAAGAATGTCTATTGGAGAAGCAAAAGCTAAAAGAGCAAAAAAAGAAATGGTAGAGGCAAATTTAAGACTAGTGATTTCTATCGCTAAAAAATATACTAATAGAGGGCTACAATTTTTAGATTTAATTCAAGAAGGTAATATTGGTTTAATGAAAGCAGTTGATAAATTTGAATATCGTAGAGGGTATAAATTTTCAACTTATGCAACTTGGTGGATTAGACAGGCAATTACTCGATCCATTGCTGATCAAGCACGCACTATTCGTATCCCTGTTCATATGATAGAAACTATCAATAAACTAAATCGTATTTCTAGACAAATACTTCAAGAAACAGGACGCGAACCAACTCCTGAAGAACTTTCTGAAAAAATGTTAATTCCCGAAGATAAAATTAGAAAAGTTTTAAAAATAGCTAAAGAACCTATATCCATGGAAACACCTATAGGAGATGATGATGATTCTCATTTAGGTGATTTTATAGAAGATACTACATTAGAGCTTCCTCTTGATTCAGCTACATCTGAAAGTTTAAGATCAGCAACACATGATGTTTTATCAGGACTTACTGCTCGTGAAGCTAAAGTTCTTCGTATGCGTTTTGGAATTGATATGAACACCGATCATACTTTAGAAGAAGTTGGAAAACAATTTGATGTTACTCGTGAAAGAATAAGACAAATAGAAGCAAAAGCATTAAGAAAACTGCGTCATCCAAGCAGATCAGAAGTATTACGTAGTTTTTTAGATGACTAG
- the dnaG gene encoding DNA primase — translation MSGKIPKYFINDLLYRTNIIDLINTRIKLKKQGKNYQANCPFHNDKTPSFTVSYEKQFYYCFGCNTHGNAIDFLINYENLNFIESIEELALIHGLSIPFETKIISEKNDYFKKQKLYLLTEKISQLYQKNIMLTSSAYDYLIRRGISKKMMQLFCIGFSSFTWDVFFKKLNIKKEFEIELLNYQMIFINKNNKINDPFRGRIIFPIHDKYGRTIGFGGRTIKNILPKYLNSTETNIFYKGKQIYGLYQVKKKHSKPKYLLVVEGYIDVIMLTQHKIDYVVSSLGTSITKEQVKILFQNTDTVIYCYDGDDAGKNAAWRTLKITLPYISDQKTIKFIILPKNEDPDSIIQKEGAKNFQLRIKNALTMSKFFFKNILKGVNLSSNDDKFYLSVRALPLINCISSDTIRIYLRQILARIIGILDDDQFEKFLYQKKQENKISQYKNKQTPMRTLIGLLIQNPNLSNLVTSTKKLTNSKTKGIPIFLEILKTCSENAFSNTGQLLEFYRNNKIINILKSLSIFDHMIVEDKIKTVFLDLLNNIHKKDLEKRQEYLIAKERTKGLTIYEKKEIWSINKKLKNS, via the coding sequence ATGTCTGGGAAAATACCTAAATACTTTATTAACGATTTATTATATCGAACTAATATTATTGATCTTATTAATACACGAATAAAATTAAAAAAACAAGGTAAAAATTATCAAGCTAACTGTCCTTTTCATAATGATAAAACACCATCATTTACAGTAAGTTATGAAAAACAATTTTATTATTGTTTTGGATGTAATACACATGGAAATGCAATTGATTTTTTAATAAACTATGAAAATTTAAATTTTATAGAAAGCATTGAAGAACTTGCTTTAATACATGGTCTTTCAATACCATTCGAAACAAAAATAATATCAGAAAAAAATGATTATTTCAAAAAACAAAAGTTATACTTATTGACAGAAAAAATATCTCAATTATATCAAAAAAATATTATGTTAACTAGCTCTGCTTATGACTATCTCATTCGTAGAGGAATTAGTAAAAAAATGATGCAATTATTTTGTATTGGTTTTTCAAGCTTTACTTGGGATGTATTTTTTAAAAAATTAAATATAAAAAAAGAATTTGAAATAGAATTATTAAATTATCAAATGATTTTTATCAATAAAAATAATAAAATAAATGACCCTTTCCGAGGAAGAATAATATTTCCAATACATGATAAATACGGAAGAACTATAGGTTTTGGAGGTAGAACAATAAAAAATATTCTTCCAAAGTATTTAAATTCAACTGAAACAAACATTTTTTACAAAGGCAAACAAATTTATGGATTATATCAAGTAAAAAAGAAACATTCAAAACCAAAATATCTATTAGTTGTAGAAGGATATATTGATGTTATTATGTTAACACAACATAAAATTGATTATGTAGTTTCTTCTTTAGGAACATCAATTACAAAAGAACAAGTAAAAATACTTTTTCAAAACACTGATACAGTTATATATTGTTATGATGGTGATGATGCAGGAAAAAATGCCGCTTGGAGAACTTTAAAAATTACATTACCATATATATCTGATCAAAAAACTATAAAATTTATAATATTACCTAAAAATGAAGATCCAGATAGTATTATCCAAAAAGAAGGAGCTAAAAATTTTCAACTACGCATTAAAAATGCTCTTACAATGTCTAAATTTTTTTTTAAAAATATTCTAAAAGGAGTGAATTTGTCATCTAATGATGATAAATTTTATTTAAGTGTACGTGCTTTGCCTTTAATAAATTGTATATCTAGTGATACAATACGAATTTACTTAAGACAAATACTAGCACGAATAATAGGTATCCTAGATGATGATCAATTTGAAAAATTTTTATATCAAAAAAAACAAGAAAATAAAATTTCACAATATAAAAATAAGCAAACTCCAATGCGAACTCTTATAGGTTTACTTATTCAAAATCCTAATTTATCGAATTTAGTAACTTCAACAAAAAAATTAACAAACTCAAAGACAAAAGGCATTCCTATTTTTTTAGAAATTTTAAAAACATGCTCAGAAAACGCATTTTCTAATACCGGTCAATTATTAGAATTTTATAGAAATAATAAAATAATTAATATTTTAAAATCTCTTTCAATATTTGATCACATGATAGTTGAAGATAAAATTAAAACTGTTTTTTTAGATTTATTAAACAATATACACAAAAAAGATCTTGAAAAAAGACAAGAATACCTAATTGCAAAAGAAAGAACTAAAGGACTTACCATATATGAAAAAAAAGAAATTTGGTCTATTAATAAAAAATTAAAAAATAGTTAA
- the rpsU gene encoding 30S ribosomal protein S21, translated as MPIIKVRDNEPFDVALRRFKRSCEKAGILAEIRRREFYEKPTTERKRAKASAIKRLAKKLTRENAKRIRMY; from the coding sequence ATGCCAATAATAAAAGTACGTGACAATGAACCATTTGATGTTGCACTACGTCGTTTTAAAAGATCTTGTGAAAAAGCTGGTATTTTAGCAGAAATACGAAGAAGAGAATTTTATGAAAAACCCACTACTGAAAGAAAACGTGCAAAAGCCTCTGCTATAAAACGTTTAGCAAAAAAACTTACGCGAGAAAATGCAAAAAGAATACGAATGTATTAA
- the tsaD gene encoding tRNA (adenosine(37)-N6)-threonylcarbamoyltransferase complex transferase subunit TsaD has protein sequence MKILGIETSCDDTGLAVYDNIQGLLINELYNQKKIHSNYGGVVPELASRAHAKKIIFLIDKIFKKININKDIDLIAYTAGPGLVGSLLVGATFACSLGFSLNIPVLPVNHMEAHLLSPMLQSKSIKFPFIGLLVSGKHTQIIAAYKLGKYEILGTSLDDAAGEAFDKISKLLGLKYPNGQELSNLALKGVKTDLYFPRPMKNHSSLNFSFSGLKTFASNIIKNSFLNLQQKANIAKAFEEAVIDILLIKTQKALYQKGWNNLVIAGGVSANKLLRKKSDIMMKKFFNGKAFYAASEFCTDNAAMIAYLGSLYYKKLNFSSLEILIKPKWSLDNLSLL, from the coding sequence ATGAAAATATTAGGAATTGAAACATCTTGTGATGATACTGGTCTTGCTGTTTATGATAATATTCAAGGTTTATTAATAAACGAATTATATAATCAAAAAAAAATACACTCTAATTATGGTGGTGTTGTTCCGGAATTAGCATCTCGTGCGCATGCAAAAAAAATAATTTTTTTAATTGATAAAATTTTTAAAAAAATAAATATAAACAAAGATATTGATCTTATTGCATATACTGCAGGACCTGGTTTAGTTGGTTCTTTGTTGGTGGGCGCGACATTCGCTTGTTCTTTGGGTTTTTCTTTAAATATCCCTGTATTGCCAGTAAATCATATGGAAGCACATTTATTATCACCAATGCTACAGTCTAAGTCAATAAAATTCCCATTTATTGGGCTATTAGTATCTGGAAAACATACTCAAATTATTGCAGCTTATAAATTAGGAAAATATGAAATTCTTGGAACTTCATTAGATGATGCTGCAGGTGAAGCTTTTGATAAGATATCAAAATTGTTAGGTTTAAAATATCCAAATGGTCAAGAATTATCCAATTTAGCATTAAAAGGCGTAAAAACTGACTTATATTTTCCTCGTCCTATGAAAAATCATTCTAGTTTAAATTTTAGTTTTTCAGGTTTAAAAACTTTTGCATCTAACATTATTAAAAATAGTTTTTTAAATCTTCAACAAAAAGCAAATATTGCAAAAGCTTTTGAAGAGGCGGTGATTGATATATTATTAATTAAAACCCAAAAAGCTTTATATCAAAAAGGATGGAATAATCTAGTTATAGCTGGAGGTGTAAGTGCAAATAAATTATTGCGTAAAAAATCAGATATTATGATGAAAAAATTTTTTAATGGAAAAGCATTTTATGCTGCATCGGAATTTTGTACTGATAATGCTGCTATGATTGCTTATTTAGGATCATTATATTATAAAAAATTAAATTTTTCTTCATTAGAAATTTTAATAAAACCCAAGTGGTCTTTAGACAATTTATCTTTGTTGTAA
- the ribB gene encoding 3,4-dihydroxy-2-butanone-4-phosphate synthase has translation MNQKLLYEFGNPIERVEKGILALKSGQGIIILDDEKRENEGDLVFACENMTVEQMALTIRYGSGIVCLCITESKRKKLNLPMMVKNNTSTYRTGFTVTIEASKGVSTGVSAKDRLTTIKTAISDNAKPSDLNRPGHVFPLRGNTGGILARAGHTEAAIEIVSLAGFKPYGVICELTNKDGSMSRTPEIIKFSKEKNMTVLTIKDLILYIQKNK, from the coding sequence ATGAATCAAAAATTACTTTATGAGTTTGGAAACCCTATAGAACGTGTAGAAAAAGGAATATTAGCTCTAAAATCTGGACAAGGTATAATAATACTAGATGATGAAAAGAGAGAAAATGAAGGAGATCTTGTTTTTGCATGTGAAAATATGACTGTAGAACAAATGGCTTTAACAATAAGATATGGTAGCGGTATTGTATGTTTATGCATAACAGAATCTAAACGTAAAAAATTAAATTTACCTATGATGGTTAAAAATAATACAAGCACTTACCGAACAGGATTTACAGTTACAATAGAAGCCTCAAAAGGTGTTTCTACTGGTGTTTCAGCGAAAGATAGATTAACAACTATAAAAACAGCTATTTCAGATAACGCGAAACCTAGTGATTTGAATCGACCAGGTCATGTTTTTCCTTTACGAGGTAATACCGGTGGTATTTTAGCAAGAGCTGGACATACAGAAGCAGCTATTGAAATAGTATCACTTGCTGGTTTTAAACCTTATGGAGTAATTTGTGAGTTAACTAATAAAGATGGATCAATGTCTCGTACACCTGAAATTATTAAATTTTCAAAAGAAAAAAATATGACGGTGTTAACTATAAAAGATTTAATCTTATATATTCAAAAAAATAAGTAA
- the rfaE1 gene encoding D-glycero-beta-D-manno-heptose-7-phosphate kinase yields MKKEIIDFNNALVLVVGDLILDCYWYSKNYYMLSEQSMPVALIKKIKKQPGGAGNVAKNIAEIGGKCKIIGVIGEDSEGIILQKLLKHIKIYADLISIKNSKTITKIRVLSKQKQLIRLDFQEKYIFNNFNLLYKKILNSLKDYKVLVLSDYAKGTLFHIKKIINLAKKMSIHILIDPKGIDFKKYSGASLLTPNLSEFEKIVGKCNEEQQILTKGMKLVSELNLSALLVTRSKNGMTLFQSEKKPIHFPAISKTASDVTGAGDTVISIIASALATGYSLEESCFYANVGASIVIQKIGTETLNINELNTVLNM; encoded by the coding sequence ATGAAAAAAGAAATCATTGATTTCAATAATGCGCTTGTTCTTGTGGTCGGAGATTTAATACTAGATTGTTATTGGTATAGCAAAAATTATTATATGCTATCAGAACAATCAATGCCTGTTGCATTAATTAAGAAAATTAAAAAACAACCAGGTGGAGCTGGAAATGTAGCTAAAAATATTGCAGAAATAGGCGGAAAATGTAAAATTATTGGTGTAATTGGAGAAGATAGTGAAGGTATAATATTACAAAAGCTACTTAAACACATAAAAATTTATGCTGATTTAATAAGTATTAAAAACAGCAAAACAATTACAAAAATTAGAGTTTTATCAAAACAAAAACAATTAATTCGACTAGATTTTCAAGAAAAATATATTTTCAATAATTTTAATTTATTATATAAAAAAATTTTAAATTCATTAAAAGATTATAAAGTTTTAGTTCTATCAGATTATGCAAAAGGAACATTATTTCACATTAAAAAAATTATTAACTTAGCAAAAAAAATGTCTATTCATATATTAATAGATCCAAAAGGAATTGATTTTAAAAAATACTCTGGAGCTAGCTTATTAACACCTAATCTTTCTGAGTTCGAGAAAATAGTAGGAAAATGTAACGAAGAACAACAAATATTAACAAAAGGGATGAAATTAGTATCCGAACTAAATTTATCAGCATTATTAGTAACGCGGTCTAAAAATGGTATGACATTGTTTCAATCTGAAAAAAAACCGATTCATTTTCCAGCTATATCTAAAACGGCATCAGATGTAACAGGTGCAGGTGATACAGTTATTTCAATTATTGCTTCTGCTTTAGCCACAGGTTATTCTTTAGAAGAATCATGTTTTTACGCTAATGTTGGAGCTAGTATAGTAATACAAAAAATAGGAACTGAAACCTTGAATATTAATGAATTAAACACAGTTTTAAATATGTAA
- a CDS encoding tRNA CCA-pyrophosphorylase, whose translation MKIYLVGGAVRDQLLNLKIKDRDWVVVGGSREILLKKNFQQVGKDFPVFLHPDTHEEYALARKERKLGKGYTGFQTNFSSNITLEEDLIRRDLTINAIAQDKFGNYIDPYQGIKDLENRLLRHVSESFIEDPLRVLRTARFAAKLMHLGFRIAKETMLLMRQIVKKKELLYLTINRIWNETEKAFKTKNPHVYFQVLHACEALHLVFPEIYFLYQKKLFFTNMFNHLNNCFLSIGLSKISLLTKDVSIRFSYLFQFFSLNISCISDKKFYDTVSASIVKNFCNRFNIPIHIKEIAILSVGFYDFLNLINYQSSENIINFFCKIDAWRKPDRIKKFAFLSNFNFLNNKLNNIYHINLLPGLFLEKSFYILQNISIKSILKKGFKGNQIKNELNRLRIKKLDLWRIKQF comes from the coding sequence ATGAAAATATATTTAGTTGGCGGGGCCGTTCGCGATCAATTATTAAATTTAAAAATTAAAGATAGAGACTGGGTAGTAGTTGGAGGGAGTAGAGAAATACTATTAAAGAAAAATTTTCAGCAAGTTGGTAAAGATTTTCCAGTTTTTTTGCATCCAGATACACATGAAGAGTATGCTTTAGCAAGAAAAGAGAGAAAATTAGGGAAAGGTTATACGGGTTTTCAGACTAATTTTAGTTCTAACATAACTTTAGAAGAAGATTTAATTAGGCGTGATTTAACAATTAATGCAATTGCTCAAGATAAATTTGGAAATTATATTGACCCATATCAAGGTATAAAAGATTTAGAAAATCGTTTATTGCGTCATGTTTCTGAATCGTTTATTGAAGATCCATTACGTGTTTTACGAACAGCTAGGTTTGCAGCTAAATTAATGCATTTAGGATTTCGAATTGCCAAAGAAACTATGCTTTTAATGCGTCAAATAGTTAAAAAAAAAGAACTATTATATTTAACTATAAATAGAATTTGGAATGAAACTGAAAAAGCATTTAAAACTAAAAATCCACATGTTTATTTTCAAGTATTGCACGCATGTGAAGCACTTCACTTAGTATTTCCAGAGATATATTTTTTATATCAAAAAAAATTATTTTTTACAAATATGTTTAATCATTTAAATAATTGTTTTTTATCAATTGGTTTATCTAAGATATCTCTTTTAACTAAAGATGTTTCAATACGTTTTTCTTATTTATTTCAGTTTTTTTCTTTAAATATAAGTTGTATATCTGATAAAAAATTTTACGATACAGTTTCTGCATCTATTGTGAAAAATTTTTGCAATCGTTTTAATATTCCTATACATATTAAAGAAATAGCTATATTAAGTGTTGGTTTTTATGATTTTTTAAATTTAATTAATTATCAGTCTTCTGAAAACATTATAAATTTTTTTTGCAAAATAGATGCTTGGAGAAAACCAGATCGTATTAAAAAATTTGCGTTTTTAAGTAATTTTAATTTTTTAAATAATAAATTAAATAATATCTATCATATTAATTTATTACCTGGTTTGTTTTTAGAAAAATCTTTTTATATTTTACAAAATATATCTATCAAATCGATTTTAAAGAAAGGTTTTAAAGGAAATCAAATAAAAAATGAATTAAACCGATTGAGAATTAAAAAGCTAGATTTATGGAGAATAAAACAATTTTAA
- a CDS encoding undecaprenyl-diphosphate phosphatase, which translates to MLYIYKIIISIILGTIEGITEFLPISSTGHIVVISNWLNISNKNTDILKIFIQFGSAIAILIFFFKKITNLIKFKKKKRTKNIHILTSLIPTVSLGFIFYSDIKLLFNPKNIMYSLIFGGIFLIISEILKPKKSTINSIDDINLLQSFIIGCFESLCLYPGFSRSGATIGTAILLGIKRSVAIDFSFIISIPLTIGASFLDLIKNINNVNIDYIPYYLSGFFISLIISLFSIKKLIKILNKVSLNIFGFYRFILAGLIYFTN; encoded by the coding sequence ATGCTGTATATTTACAAAATAATTATCTCTATAATTCTTGGAACAATAGAAGGAATAACAGAATTTCTTCCTATTTCATCAACAGGTCATATAGTTGTTATTAGTAATTGGCTAAATATATCGAATAAAAACACAGATATATTAAAAATATTTATTCAATTTGGCTCAGCAATAGCAATATTAATATTTTTTTTTAAAAAAATAACAAATTTAATAAAATTTAAAAAGAAAAAAAGAACAAAAAACATTCATATTTTAACATCTCTTATACCTACGGTATCTTTAGGTTTTATATTTTATAGTGATATTAAATTATTATTTAACCCTAAAAATATTATGTACTCATTAATTTTTGGAGGTATTTTTCTCATTATTTCTGAAATTTTAAAACCTAAAAAATCAACAATAAATTCCATTGATGATATTAATTTGTTGCAATCATTTATTATTGGATGCTTTGAATCACTTTGTTTATATCCAGGATTTTCAAGATCAGGAGCTACTATAGGAACTGCAATATTATTAGGTATAAAACGTTCTGTTGCAATAGATTTCTCTTTTATTATTTCAATTCCATTAACAATAGGAGCATCTTTTTTAGATTTAATAAAAAACATAAATAATGTCAATATTGATTATATACCATATTATTTAAGTGGATTTTTTATATCTTTAATAATTTCTTTATTTTCAATTAAAAAACTAATTAAAATACTCAACAAAGTTTCACTAAATATTTTTGGATTCTATCGTTTTATATTAGCTGGATTAATCTATTTTACAAACTAA